The genomic segment GAATGGCCTTCACCGCTGGCGGAGGTCCCATGGTGACGACGGAGACCACACCCCCATATCGATTTTTCAACCGAACGGCCTCCTCCACCGCGTGTGCATCATACGGGTTGAGAATGGCTGGCGCACTGGCGCGATCCATCGTATTCGTCTTCGGATTCATCTTGATGATTTTGGTGTCCGGCACCTGCTTAATGCAAGCAACAATGTGCAGCATGATTGATCCCCCCTTGCTGCCGGGCGCGATTCCTATGCCTGTACAAAAGGTTGCCTTTCTTACGCGCAATCAGATCAGGCAGCTTGTCGTTCATTGTTATAGCCTATTTCGATCAAGCCGAGCTTAGACCAGTAATCATAGAAACGAAAAAGACGCCAAACATCAGCTTGGCGCTGTGTGGCGTCTTTAGGCTTATGGATTAATCTTTATCAATGGAGAGTTCAATCGTAGCATCCGTGAACTTCTTGGAAACTCTTTTCAGTTTGATTTCCAAACCGATTTGCGGCAGGATTTTACCGACTTCCGGTACTTCCGGCATCGAGTAATCATCACTGTCTTTAAACTCAGTAACGCCATCCAACGGCTCGTATTGCATCGTTCCCAAAATGTAATCCAGATCAATTCCAGATGTATCGTTCGGGCTAAACGCAGCGTCGTTCACTTGGTAACGGGAATCTGCAATTGCCTTTTTGTTACCTTCATCATTGTTCCAATAACGTACTTCCTGATGGGCATCTACTACACCGAGCATACCGTAGCCTGGATGCAGGCTTGTATTGTTGTCACGGGATCTTTCGTAACGCCCATCAAAGTACCAGATGACCATACCTGGGTCATACGTGAAGAAGGAATCGTTGCGACGGAAATGCTTCAATCCAGCGTCAATTCCTTCATGAGAGCGCAGCTCAATCAGGTAGTACGCATCGAACATTTTTCCTTTTCCATCGAAGTGAGTGAAGCCATCCAATTTGAACTTCTTCTCACCCTCTGCATCATCTGTGAAGATGACTTGTCCATCTGCCTCTACTTCGAAGTTATCCAAATAGAAGCCATCCATCACGAAAGCAACATCCGTCACATAGTTAAACTCGACTTGTACCTTTTTACCGACGAACTCGTTCAGGCTGATTTCTTCTTTGTCCCAGCCTTTTGTTACGTCATCGTATTTTTGAACTTCTTTTTTCTCGCCTGTATCTGCATCGATTACATTGACGTACACGTAGTCATAGCCTTCCTCAATGCTTCTCCACGAATCGAATTTCATCGTTGCGGAGCCGACCCCTGTTAAATCAATCACATCGGACGTCATTTTTGTATTCAGCTTGTTGCCTTCATCCGAGAAGTATGCATATCCGCCATCTTTTGGCTCAACCGGCGGTTTCTTTTCGACCTTAGGCATGTTCAGCTTGATGACCTTACCGTCCTTTTCAAGGCTGCTCGCATCAATGAGTCGAAGGGTTCTCTTGCGCTTCTCTACATTCTTGTAGTCCAGCACATGCGGATTAATCCAGTTTCCGCCGAACATTTGCTGCAGAACCATTTTGGACCAAGGATCAAGGCCAGTAGGTTCCGTTTGGAAAACCTTACCTGTGTGGCTACCAGACGACATGAGGGACCAAGCACCTACTGGCGAATCTTTTCCGCCTCTTGTCGTGTCATACAAGTCTGGCAAACCGAGATTGTGTCCGTATTCGTGAGTGAATACACCTGGTGCGCCATCCTCTGGTTGGATCATGTAATCAAACGCTTTGAGGCTTGTGCCTGGAATATCCACTGGTTTTTTCAAGGTCCAACGGTGAGACCAGATCGCATCTGGGTCTTCCCCTGTCTCTTCTCCGATCCCTGCATGAACAAGCATGAGGTTGTCCAGATTGCCATCCGGCTCCATTAGGTCTCCATCACCATCGATATCATACGGATCGCGCTGATCGTACAATTCCTCTTTCCCAGCAATGGATTCCCCAACTGCCTCAAGCGTCTCGATTACCAGATCGCGCGGATTGGAATCGTCACCGGTTTTCGAGTTTTCTCCATAATATTTGTAGCTATTCTCTGCCATTTGCCATGGCGTTACCACACCATCAACCGTCCACGTTTTTCCCGATTGCAGATAGAAGTATTTCGCCATCGTTGTCATGCTGATTCCTTCAGGAGTTTCGTACCCCTTCTGATCAAACAGCATCTCTTTATAATGCTTTTCGTTAAAGTCTTTCGTCCAAAGCGAGTCACTCACTTTTGGTAGCTCGTTATGCTCCCGGTCAGGGAACTCGACAAGAGCGACAACGATGTTATCGGTATGTAGTCGTTTGGAAGAGCGCAATTCATCGCCGTCCTCCATCTCAGCCACTTTCTGCACAGCCTCAGCCAATGCTGCCTGCTGTCCTCTGCTCGCTTCCTTACCGTAAGAGGACGATTCATCAATGCCGTGCGGTACTTTCTTGTCTTCCAAATACTCGAGCAACGCCTCGTCAATCTCTTCCTGATCGGCGTCTTCATCAATGATTCCTTGCTCCATTAACCCTTTAATCAGTCGCTCCAGGTTAACAGTGGACAAATCTACATGCAGATCATGCTTGTCCTCTTTTGGTTTGGCCAAACCTGTTGCAGGTGCAGCCACGAAAGTACTGAGCACGAGTGAGGAGGAAAATAAAACGGATAAGAGCTTTTTGCTTTTCTTCACTACGGTTCACCCTCTTTTTCTATCTATTTGTGATGCATCGGAAAAATCAAACCCCCAATTCCGATTATTCATAATTATTACGCCATACGTAATCTTTGCCAAATTTTTTCCTTCGACAAAAAAACCTTCCCGTTCAAAAGAAGTTGCTCAATAAGGCTATCGAACTAGTTACAGCAAGTGCCGAATTTTCGGCTAATCATTTATACATAGGGTCTCTATTTGATATATGCTTGGTGTGTCTACTGCCTAAAGACCTACAATAAATATAGCGAATATCGTCGAAAAAACTCGATTCTTTTCGATAAAATATCCCTATCGTCTCCTCCTCTTTCTTGCAAAACAACTCGATTATCGGTACGATCGAATAAAAATGCTCGTGTTTTCCATGGAGGATTTTGATGCTGCAAACATTTGGTTTTTCTCTGTATGAGAGTAAAGTTTATGAAGCGTTGGCATCTAGCGGAGAGCCTCTCGATGCAGCAATGGTCGTGAAGCATTCGGGGGTGCCAAAGGCAAAAATTTATGAGGTGTTAAATCGTCTGGTAGAAAAGGGGATGGTCCTTGACACCGTATCGGAAAAGAAAAAGCGGTATACAGCCCTTCCTCTGGACAGCCTGGTAGAAAAGCTGACCCGCCAATTTCAAACCGACGTCAAAAAATTGACCAGCTCCCTTTCTCACAAAACTGTGCGCGATGACCGAGTCTGGAGCCTGAAGGTTGACGAATCGATCCGTGCGGAATGCAAACAATTGATCCAGCGGGCAACACGGTCTATTCGTATCTCTGCCTGGTCCGATGATTTTTTGGAGTATGCACCCTTACTGGAGATGAAAGAAAAGGAAGGCGTTGAGATCGAAGCCTTGGTGATTGGGCAGATTAGCACCAAATTGTCCTGTGTTCATTCCTTTATCCCTGTACAAGAGCATCAAGGCTTGGAGCGCTATCAGCTAATCGTAGCGGACCAAGATGAAATGATTTTTGCAGGCGAGGAGGACACGGGCTGGCATGCGATCAAGACACGCGGTCAACCGTTCGTCAAATTTTTTGCCGATTCTTTTTACCATGATGTCGCACTGACAAAAATCACCCAAAAATATGTGGATCAACTGTTTGACGATGAAGAAATCCGCAAGATGATCATCCGCCTCCGATACTGACAATGCCTAGGACTTTCAGCCATTTTAATTACGAGTCTGTAAAGCTTGATAGGGATCTCGCCAACAAAGTGCGGTTAACTTAACTAGTCAGAATGGGTGACTTTACAGTATTCAATGTAGAGCTGCCCATTCTTTTTATTTCATCAAATACTAGATATCTATATTCAATTTTATAGTATTCATAGTACATTGAGATAGGTGTTTAAGGAGGTTCTGACCATGACGAAACGTTCAGAAGCTGAACATTGGAACGAGGTGTTTGCCGATGTGAATCTCGGCAAGCCGCAAGAGGATTTTTGGCTGGAAAAATACGAGCCGATGCTAGCATCGGCCCAAGATGGACCGGTCATTGATCTTGGCTGCGGATATGGCAGCGACACTTTGTTTT from the Brevibacillus brevis genome contains:
- a CDS encoding immune inhibitor A domain-containing protein, producing MKKSKKLLSVLFSSSLVLSTFVAAPATGLAKPKEDKHDLHVDLSTVNLERLIKGLMEQGIIDEDADQEEIDEALLEYLEDKKVPHGIDESSSYGKEASRGQQAALAEAVQKVAEMEDGDELRSSKRLHTDNIVVALVEFPDREHNELPKVSDSLWTKDFNEKHYKEMLFDQKGYETPEGISMTTMAKYFYLQSGKTWTVDGVVTPWQMAENSYKYYGENSKTGDDSNPRDLVIETLEAVGESIAGKEELYDQRDPYDIDGDGDLMEPDGNLDNLMLVHAGIGEETGEDPDAIWSHRWTLKKPVDIPGTSLKAFDYMIQPEDGAPGVFTHEYGHNLGLPDLYDTTRGGKDSPVGAWSLMSSGSHTGKVFQTEPTGLDPWSKMVLQQMFGGNWINPHVLDYKNVEKRKRTLRLIDASSLEKDGKVIKLNMPKVEKKPPVEPKDGGYAYFSDEGNKLNTKMTSDVIDLTGVGSATMKFDSWRSIEEGYDYVYVNVIDADTGEKKEVQKYDDVTKGWDKEEISLNEFVGKKVQVEFNYVTDVAFVMDGFYLDNFEVEADGQVIFTDDAEGEKKFKLDGFTHFDGKGKMFDAYYLIELRSHEGIDAGLKHFRRNDSFFTYDPGMVIWYFDGRYERSRDNNTSLHPGYGMLGVVDAHQEVRYWNNDEGNKKAIADSRYQVNDAAFSPNDTSGIDLDYILGTMQYEPLDGVTEFKDSDDYSMPEVPEVGKILPQIGLEIKLKRVSKKFTDATIELSIDKD
- a CDS encoding TrmB family transcriptional regulator, which produces MLQTFGFSLYESKVYEALASSGEPLDAAMVVKHSGVPKAKIYEVLNRLVEKGMVLDTVSEKKKRYTALPLDSLVEKLTRQFQTDVKKLTSSLSHKTVRDDRVWSLKVDESIRAECKQLIQRATRSIRISAWSDDFLEYAPLLEMKEKEGVEIEALVIGQISTKLSCVHSFIPVQEHQGLERYQLIVADQDEMIFAGEEDTGWHAIKTRGQPFVKFFADSFYHDVALTKITQKYVDQLFDDEEIRKMIIRLRY